The following coding sequences are from one Chelonoidis abingdonii isolate Lonesome George chromosome 4, CheloAbing_2.0, whole genome shotgun sequence window:
- the RAD9A gene encoding cell cycle checkpoint control protein RAD9A isoform X1, protein MRCLVTGGNVKVIGKAVHSLSRIGDELYVEPTEDGLSLRAVNSSRSAYACFLFAPLFFQLYEEGSLDPDGETFRCKVLMKSFLGVFRSLPSLEKMVEKCLISLNPRASRLVVQLHCKYGVTKTHNLSFQECELLQAVFDKELCANTLRAPARVLVDAVVHFPVTLAEVTLGVSPAGKVSFRNYLDEETEPSRTMVTELCLSEDEFQVVQVQQQSHVTFCLKEFRGLLSFAESSNLPLNIHFDSPGRPAIFTLSDPLLEVHLVLATLSDPNSSSQVHSATLQAHPANGAFPTATPDDDFTGDDIDSYMIAMETTCEEGPGLPSSPTFPQRRPHPGAALESESSAMESDLEGAVPGTPPQKKFRSLFFGSVLTPSQAGTHPGPSQDVLAEDSEGES, encoded by the exons ATGAGGTGCCTTGTTACTGGGGGCAATGTCAAAG TCATAGGGAAGGCCGTGCACTCTCTGTCCCGCATCGGAGACGAGCTCTACGTAGAGCCCACAGAGGATGGG CTCTCCCTGCGTGCTGTGAACTCTTCCCGCTCAGCCTATGCCTGCTTCCTGTTCGCCCCACTCTTCTTCCAGCTTTACGAGGAGGGGAGCCTGGACCCCGATGGGGAGACCTTCCGCTGCAAGGTGCTCATGAAG TCCTTCCTGGGTGTGTTCCGCTCGTTGCCTTCCCTGGAGAAGATGGTGGAGAAGTGTCTGATTTCCCTGAACCCCCGTGCCAGCCGGCTGGTCGTGCAGCTGCACTGCAAGTACG GAGTCACCAAGACCCACAACTTGTCATTCCAAGAGTGCGAGTTGCTGCAGGCTGTTTTCGACAAGGAGCTGTGTGCCAACACGCTGCGCGCCCCTGCCCG GGTGCTGGTGGACGCTGTGGTCCATTTCCCAGTGACGCTGGCTGAGGTGACGCTGGGGGTCAGCCCTGCCGGGAAGGTGAGCTTCCGCAATTACCTGGATGAGGAGACAG AACCCAGCAGGACAATGGTGACTGAGCTGTGCCTCTCCGAGGACGAGTTCCAGGTTGTCCAGGTGCAGCAGCAGTCCCATGTCACCTTCTGCCTCAAGGAGTTCAGG GGTCTCCTGAGCTTTGCCGAGTCCTCCAACCTGCCCCTCAACATCCACTTCGATTCCCCCGGCAG GCCAGCCATCTTCACTCTGTCGGACCCCCTGCTGGAAGTGCACCTGGTCCTAGCTACCCTGTCAGACCCCAACAGCAGCTCACAAGTCCACTCCGCAACCTTGCAGGCCCATCCAGCCAATGG TGCCTTTCCCACGGCTACCCCTGATGACGACTTCACAGGTGATGACATTGATTCCTACATGATTGCCATGGAGACCACATGTGAAGAGGGGCCAGGgctgccctccagccccacctTTCCCCAGAGACGCCCCCATCCAGGCGCTGCCCTGGAGTCAGAGAGCAGTGCCATGGAGAGCGACCTGGAGGGGGCTGTGCCAGGGACCCCTCCACAGAAAAAG TTCCGCTCCTTGTTCTTTGGGTCGGTGCTGACCCCGTCTCAGGCTGGGACCCATCCAGGCCCCAGCCAGGATGTGCTGGCTGAGGACAGCGAGGGAGAGTCCTGA
- the TBC1D10C gene encoding carabin — protein sequence MLPAASALSGAKGNDCKEEISLQRPWGARWTEVLARDECVTVPLGHCSIGNGPSTVHKLRGLGTLKGAGLVGMASGPMSSADSSSLSTLEELSDTFDSALGCHDDSSSLGSDSELNGAAPYRQTDRYGFLGTSGTQDGLGQPPVELIRHREARWLEMTSHWEKAMARRYKKVKVLCRKGIPSSMRARCWPLLCGGQSSMDRNLGKYKELEQSPGDPQWLETIEKDIHRQFPFHEMFLSPEGHGQRGLMQLLKAYTVYRPHEGYCQAQGPVAAVLLMHMPAEQAFWCLVQISERYLPGYYSPEMEAVLLDGEVFVALLRRVCPKAYKHLQKHSVGPLLYVTEWFLCLYSRTLPFPTVLRIWDTFLSEGVKVLFRVGLVLVRLALGSSENLRDCTGVVETLEKLRSIPARLLQEDTFMAEVHNVAVSDRDVERECRTQLAKLRKVRPDFGYHPEQRLPNAKAVFDAQQLEDAQQPRKGRHPAPAFLIPEIVVDPPPPPPKEQRRLEREQLKEQRRQEQERRRQEEAAEKQARKKKPPGRKKPDTRGKTFHVAQRPMLSLAQEGREGEEPGPAKRNSAPYLETYF from the exons atgctgcctgctgcctcagccctgtCAGGTGCAAAAGGAAATGACTGCAAAGAGGAAATAAGTTTGCAGCGCCCATGGGGAGCGCGCTGGACTGAGGTGTTGGCAAGGGACGAATGCGTGACTGTGCCACTTGGGCACTGCTCCATTGGGAATGGCCCCAGCACAGTACACAAGCTAAGAGGATTGGGCACATTGAAG ggTGCTGGACTCGTGGGCATGGCGTCCGGCCCCATGTCCTCTGCCGACTCCTCCAGCCTCAGTACCCTGGAGGAGCTGTCTGACACCTTCGATTCAGCCCTGGGGTGCCATGATGACTCCAGCTCGCTGGGCTCTGACTCTGAGCTGAACGGGGCCGCCCCCTATCGTCAGACCGACCGCTATGGCTTCCTCGGGACCAGTGGCACCCAGGATGG cctgggccagcccccagtAGAGCTCATCCGGCACCGGGAAGCCAGATGGCTGGAGATGACATCGCACTGGGAGAAAGCCATGGCCAGGAGGTACAAGAAG GTGAAGGTACTGTGCCGTAAAGGGATCCCCTCATCCATGCgcgcccgctgctggcccctgctGTGTGGAGGGCAGAGCAGCATGGACCGCAACCTCGGCAAGTACAAG GAACTGGAACAGTCACCTGGTGACCCGCAGTGGTTGGAGACCATTGAGAAGGACATCCACCGCCAGTTCCCCTTCCATGAGATGTTCCTGTCGCCTGAGGGACATGG GCAGCGAGGGCTCATGCAGCTCCTGAAGGCCTACACTGTATATCGGCCCCATGAGGGCTATTGCcaggcccagggccctgtggctgcagtgctgctcatGCACatgcctgctgag CAAGCCTTCTGGTGCCTGGTGCAGATCAGTGAGCGGTACCTGCCTGGTTACTACAGCCCTGAGATG GAGGCAGTGCTGCTGGATGGTGAGGTCTTCGTGGCACTGCTGCGGCGCGTCTGCCCCAAGGCCTACAAGCACCTGCAGAAGCACAGCGTGGGGCCGCTGCTCTACGTCACCGAGTGGTTCCTGTGCCTCTACAGCCGCACCCTGCCTTTCCCCACTGTGCTGCGCATCTGGGATACCTTCCTCAGCGAGG GGGTGAAGGTGCTGTTCCGGGTGGGGCTGGTGCTGGTGCGCCTGGCGCTGGGCTCCTCGGAGAATCTGCGGGACTGCACAGGCGTGGTGGAAACACTGGAAAAGCTGCGCAGCATCCCAGCCCGCCTGCTGCAGGAGGACACGTTTATGGCTGAG GTTCACAACGTGGCCGTCTCGGACCGCGACGTGGAGCGTGAGTGCCGGACCCAGCTAGCCAAGCTGCGCAAGGTCCGGCCTGATTTCGGGTACCACCCGGAGCAGCGGCTGCCCAACGCCAAAGCTGTCTTCGACGCCCAGCAGCTGGAGGATGCACAGCAGCCCAGGAAGGGCAGGCACCCAGCACCCGCCTTCCTCATCCCTGAGATTGTGGtggaccctccccccccaccccctaagGAGCAGCGCCGGCTGGAGAGGGAGCAGCTGAAGGAGCAGCGCCGGCAGGAGCAGGAGCGGCGCCGGCAGGAGGAGGCAGCCGAGAAGCAGGCTCGGAAGAAGAAGCCCCCAGGCAGGAAGAAACCAGACACACGTGGCAAGACTTTCCACGTGGCCCAGCGCCCCATGCTCAGCCTAGCGcaagagggcagggaaggggaggagcctGGCCCCGCCAAGAGAAACTCTGCCCCCTACCTGGAGACCTATTTCTGA
- the RAD9A gene encoding cell cycle checkpoint control protein RAD9A isoform X2, with protein sequence MSKLSLRAVNSSRSAYACFLFAPLFFQLYEEGSLDPDGETFRCKVLMKSFLGVFRSLPSLEKMVEKCLISLNPRASRLVVQLHCKYGVTKTHNLSFQECELLQAVFDKELCANTLRAPARVLVDAVVHFPVTLAEVTLGVSPAGKVSFRNYLDEETEPSRTMVTELCLSEDEFQVVQVQQQSHVTFCLKEFRGLLSFAESSNLPLNIHFDSPGRPAIFTLSDPLLEVHLVLATLSDPNSSSQVHSATLQAHPANGAFPTATPDDDFTGDDIDSYMIAMETTCEEGPGLPSSPTFPQRRPHPGAALESESSAMESDLEGAVPGTPPQKKFRSLFFGSVLTPSQAGTHPGPSQDVLAEDSEGES encoded by the exons ATGTCAAAG CTCTCCCTGCGTGCTGTGAACTCTTCCCGCTCAGCCTATGCCTGCTTCCTGTTCGCCCCACTCTTCTTCCAGCTTTACGAGGAGGGGAGCCTGGACCCCGATGGGGAGACCTTCCGCTGCAAGGTGCTCATGAAG TCCTTCCTGGGTGTGTTCCGCTCGTTGCCTTCCCTGGAGAAGATGGTGGAGAAGTGTCTGATTTCCCTGAACCCCCGTGCCAGCCGGCTGGTCGTGCAGCTGCACTGCAAGTACG GAGTCACCAAGACCCACAACTTGTCATTCCAAGAGTGCGAGTTGCTGCAGGCTGTTTTCGACAAGGAGCTGTGTGCCAACACGCTGCGCGCCCCTGCCCG GGTGCTGGTGGACGCTGTGGTCCATTTCCCAGTGACGCTGGCTGAGGTGACGCTGGGGGTCAGCCCTGCCGGGAAGGTGAGCTTCCGCAATTACCTGGATGAGGAGACAG AACCCAGCAGGACAATGGTGACTGAGCTGTGCCTCTCCGAGGACGAGTTCCAGGTTGTCCAGGTGCAGCAGCAGTCCCATGTCACCTTCTGCCTCAAGGAGTTCAGG GGTCTCCTGAGCTTTGCCGAGTCCTCCAACCTGCCCCTCAACATCCACTTCGATTCCCCCGGCAG GCCAGCCATCTTCACTCTGTCGGACCCCCTGCTGGAAGTGCACCTGGTCCTAGCTACCCTGTCAGACCCCAACAGCAGCTCACAAGTCCACTCCGCAACCTTGCAGGCCCATCCAGCCAATGG TGCCTTTCCCACGGCTACCCCTGATGACGACTTCACAGGTGATGACATTGATTCCTACATGATTGCCATGGAGACCACATGTGAAGAGGGGCCAGGgctgccctccagccccacctTTCCCCAGAGACGCCCCCATCCAGGCGCTGCCCTGGAGTCAGAGAGCAGTGCCATGGAGAGCGACCTGGAGGGGGCTGTGCCAGGGACCCCTCCACAGAAAAAG TTCCGCTCCTTGTTCTTTGGGTCGGTGCTGACCCCGTCTCAGGCTGGGACCCATCCAGGCCCCAGCCAGGATGTGCTGGCTGAGGACAGCGAGGGAGAGTCCTGA
- the PPP1CA gene encoding serine/threonine-protein phosphatase PP1-alpha catalytic subunit, producing MSEGEKLNLDSIIGRLLEVQGSRPGKNVQLTESEIRGLCLKSREIFLSQPILLELEAPLKICGDIHGQYYDLLRLFEYGGFPPESNYLFLGDYVDRGKQSLETICLLLAYKIKYPENFFLLRGNHECASINRIYGFYDECKRRYNIKLWKTFTDCFNCLPIAAIVDEKIFCGHGGLSPDLQSMEQIRRIMRPTDVPDQGLLCDLLWSDPDKDVQGWGENDRGVSFTFGSEVVAKFLHKHDLDLICRAHQVVEDGYEFFAKRQLVTLFSAPNYCGEFDNAGAMMSVDETLMCSFQILKPADKNKGKYGQFSGLNPGGRPVTPPRNSAKAKK from the exons ATGTCGGAGGGCGAGAAACTCAACTTGGACTCCATCATCGGGCGGCTGCTGGAAG TGCAAGGGTCCCGACCTGGCAAGAATGTGCAGTTGACGGAGAGTGAGATCAGGGGCCTCTGCCTCAAGTCACGGGAGATCTTCCTGAGCCAGCCTATCCTGCTGGAACTGGAAGCACCACTGAAGATCTGCG GTGACATCCATGGGCAGTACTATGACCTGCTGCGGCTCTTCGAGTACGGCGGCTTCCCACCTGAGAGCAACTACCTCTTCCTGGGCGACTATGTGGACCGGGGGAAGCAGTCGCTGGAGACCatctgcctcctgctggcctaCAAGATCAAGTACCCTGAGAACTTCTTCCTGCTGCGCGGCAATCACGAGTGTGCCAGCATCAACCGCATCTACGGCTTCTATGATGAGT GCAAGAGGCGCTACAACATCAAGCTGTGGAAGACATTCACCGACTGCTTCAACTGCCTGCCTATTGCTGCTATTGTGGACGAGAAGATCTTCTGCGGCCATGGAG gaCTCTCACCAGACCTGCAGTCGATGGAGCAGATCCGCAGGATCATGCGCCCCACAGACGTGCCAGATCAGGGCCTGCTGTGCGACCTCCTCTGGTCCGACCCCGACAAGGATGTCCAGGGCTGGGGCGAGAATGATCGTGGCGTCTCCTTCACCTTCGGCTCTGAGGTGGTTGCCAAGTTCCTGCACAAACACGACCTGGACCTTATCTGTCGGGCACACCAG gtGGTGGAGGATGGTTACGAGTTTTTTGCCAAGCGCCAGCTGGTGACGCTCTTCTCAGCCCCCAACTACTGTGGCGAGTTTGACAACGCAGGCGCCATGATGAGTGTGGACGAGACGCTCATGTGCTCCTTCCAG aTCCTGAAACCGGCTGATAAGAACAAGGGCAAGTATGGGCAGTTCAGCGGCCTGAACCCTGGCGGCCGCCCTGTCACACCCCCGCGCAACTCGGCCAAGGCCAAGAAGTAA